In one window of Solanum pennellii chromosome 2, SPENNV200 DNA:
- the LOC107009591 gene encoding uncharacterized protein LOC107009591, which translates to MAQFRISFSWFNLLSLLLINVYVLGVFSSSLDGNEQYISAVGDSGMRRDGLRVAIEALNQCNEVGEETTKMGSPRAADCFDVQNKASSQQQNPNRLLHKVTEQDNKLGVGKSFPGLTKRALNNVDLYAAEKEVYLGSKCQVDDKPNPWQFWTIRLKSGNMDTRAGKCPKNGHKVGPFDPSGEFECFGKGCMNQPLVYHNYTTLQGTTLKGEFHGTWDLNAGSSANMNTSFYSIRWQKELGKGWIFYHVLRTSTKYPWLMLYLRSDATSGFSGGYHYQTRGMSKIIPESPNFKVKFRLVVLQGGGPKSQFYLMDIGSCWKNNGNPCDGDVTSDVTRYSEMILNPEAPSWCNPDDFSLCPPFHTFPDGTKVHRTDKSHYPYEAYHMYCTPGNGEHVEQPSIPCDPYSNPQPQEILQILPHPVWGEYGYPTKKGQGWIGDPTTWELDVGRLSQSLYFYQDPGTAPAKRKWSSIGLGTEIFRDANQVAEWTVSDFDILVRLYKN; encoded by the exons ATGGCTCAATTTAGAATTTCATTTTCTTGGTTCAATTTGCTTTCTCTTTTGCTAATCAATGTGTATGTTTTGGGGGTTTTCTCCTCAAGTCTTGATGGAAATGAACAGTACATTTCAGCTGTTGGAGATTCAGGGATGCGACGCGATGGGCTAAGAGTGGCCATAGAGGCATTAAATCAATGCAATGAGGTTGGTGAAGAAACCACAAAAATGGGAAGCCCAAGGGCTGCTGATTGCTTTGATGTTCAAAACAAAGCCTCTTCTCAGCAACAGA ATCCAAACAGGCTGCTACATAAAGTGACTGAGCAAGATAACAAGCTAGGCGTAGGAAAATCATTTCCAGGACTGACGAAACGAGCGTTGAACAACGTAGACCTTTATGCAGCAGAGAAAGAAGTATACTTGGGATCAAAATGTCAAGTTGATGACAAGCCAAATCCATGGCAATTCTGGACGATCAGGCTTAAGAGTGGTAACATGGATACTCGTGCTGGTAAATGCCCGAAAAATGGACACAAAGTAGGTCCATTCGATCCTTCTGGCGAATTTGAATGTTTTGGCAAAGGATGTATGAATCAGCCATTGGTGTACCACAATTACACAACTTTACAAGGGACAACCCTTAAAGGGGAGTTTCATGGAACATGGGATTTGAATGCTGGTTCGAGTGCAAACATGAACACCTCTTTTTATTCTATACGATGGCAGAAAGAACTAGGCAAAGGCTGgattttttatcatgttttaagGACCTCAACAAAGTATCCTTGGTTAATGCTCTACTTAAGATCAGATGCCACTTCTGGTTTTTCTGGTGGATATCATTATCAAACTAGGGGAATGTCTAAAATT ATACCAGAATCACCAAattttaaggtaaaattcaGATTAGTTGTGCTGCAAGGTGGAGGTCCTAAAAGCCAATTCTACCTGATGGACATAGGGAGTTGTTGGAAGAACAATGGAAACCCTTGTGATGGAGATGTGACTTCAGATGTAACAAGATACAGTGAAATGATCCTGAATCCAGAAGCACCATCCTGGTGCAACCCAGATGACTTTAGTTTGTGTCCTCCATTCCACACATTTCCAGATGGAACAAAAGTTCATCGAACCGACAAGTCTCATTATCCCTATGAGGCTTACCATATGTATTGTACACCAGGGAATGGGGAGCATGTTGAGCAGCCTAGTATACCATGTGATCCTTATAGCAATCCTCAACCTCAGGAGATTTTACAGATTTTGCCACATCCTGTTTGGGGTGAATATGGTTATCCTACTAAGAAAGGACAAGGTTGGATTGGTGATCCAACAACTTGGGAGCTTGATGTTGGGAGGCTGTCACAATCCCTTTATTTTTACCAG GATCCAGGCACTGCACCAGCGAAGAGGAAGTGGAGTTCAATTGGTTTGGGAACTGAAATATTTAGAGATGCTAATCAAGTGGCAGAATGGACTGTTAGTGATTTTGACATTCTTGTACGGTTGTACAAGAATTAG
- the LOC107010059 gene encoding heat stress transcription factor A-7a-like: MEINIQENGGKGGRGRRGGGAVGRGRPRLTGLRGNSPPPFLVKTYEMVDDPETDPLVHWTSSKTTFLITDPNKFCVEVLPKYFKHSNLSSFIYQLNNYRFRKVCSYKCEYGNPWFRAGKKHWLKNIKSRIQLSKENNTQQGSHSPRADLVSNNLEEELEKLRNDHISLRVELQKLKDGQENMRSFFPMLPGCGKEKEIRNIMKLLLEKSEVRGDSSSDDTTKRTRLVESPDRVAGSVQDGIGQTSNSAGGSVSSNEKQKEEATAQNAKNRKFWEKLFEDESESKNEGAEESEQELNRLKAMAKIEEMVESKIALEGEALIAKAAASLNDETEAYLQLWT, from the exons ATGGAGAttaacattcaagaaaatggTGGAAAgggaggaagaggaagaagaggaggaggagcTGTTGGTCGAGGCCGGCCGAGGCTCACCGGATTACGAGGAAACTCTCCACCACCTTTTCTAGTGAAGACATATGAAATGGTGGATGATCCTGAAACTGATCCTTTGGTACATTGGACTTCTAGCAAAACTACTTTTCTTATCACTGATCCTAACAAGTTTTGTGTTGAAGTTCTTCCAAAGTACTTCAAACATAGCAATTTATCTAGCTTCATTTACCAGCTCAATAACTAT CGTTTTAGGAAGGTCTGTTCTTACAAATGTGAGTATGGAAATCCATGGTTTCGGGCTGGGAAAAAGCACTGgttgaaaaatatcaaaagcaGGATTCAACTATCCAAGGAGAACAACACACAGCAAGGTTCACATAGTCCTCGTGCTGATCTGGTGAGCAATAATCTGGAAGAGGAGCTGGAGAAGTTGAGGAATGATCACATTAGTCTGAGGGTAGAACTTCAGAAGTTGAAAGATGGACAAGAAAACATGAGATCTTTCTTTCCTATGTTGCCAGGATGCGgtaaggaaaaagaaattaggAATATTATGAAGTTACTTCTTGAGAAATCTGAAGTCAGAGGAGACTCTAGCAGCGATGACACCACAAAGAGGACCCGATTGGTGGAGTCACCAGATCGTGTGGCTGGCTCTGTCCAGGATGGGATTGGACAGACATCAAACTCTGCTGGTGGCTCCGTAAGTTCCAAtgaaaaacagaaagaagaagCAACTGCTCAAAATGCTAAGAATCGTAAGTTTTGGGAGAAACTGTTTGAAGATGAGTCAGAGTCGAAAAATGAAGGAGCAGAGGAGTCTGAGCAGGAACTGAATCGTTTGAAGGCTATGGCAAAGATCGAGGAGATGGTAGAAAGCAAGATTGCTTTGGAAGGAGAAGCTTTGATTGCAAAGGCTGCTGCTAGTTTAAATGATGAGACGGAGGCTTATCTTCAACTATGGACCTAG
- the LOC107011628 gene encoding U-box domain-containing protein 17, whose amino-acid sequence MASAAIFSSLRRQRSPTLEAFLAPVDLTDVGLLQTLTALSSELISAYSGKRLPFYQRKNCKSLLRKIQVFSVLLECLLENKKNRSSGSSDLPFTAFLCFKELYLLLYRSKILLDYCSYSSKLWLLLQNHSISGHFHDLNQEISTLLDVFPLKDLKYLPEDVREQVELLKKQARKSQLFVDKYDEMLRLKLFSFLNEFENGGIPDYAQLYSFFVEKLGICNPRSCRIEIEFLEEQIVNHEGDIEPTSSVLNGFVALMRYCRFLLFGFEEDDMGLRLGKHKKPKRGLISQEIAETFISVPKDFCCPISLDLMRDPVIVATGQTYDRASISRWMEEGHCTCPKTGQLLDHTRLVPNRALRNLIMHWCAARKIPYDPLESGDPCVECFPSASPSRAALEANKATAALLIKQLESGTQIAKTIAAREIRLLAKTGKENRAYIAEAGAIPHLKNLLSSPDAVAQENSVTAMLNLSIFDKNKGRIIDEVGCLALIVGVLRFGHTTEARENAAATLFSLSAVHDYKRQIAKEDGAVEALAGLLREGSPRGKKDAVTALFNLSTHTDNCARMIESGAVTALVGALGSEGVAEEAAGALALIVRQQVGATAVGNEEMAVAGLIAMMRCGTPRGKENAVAALLELCRGGGAAATERVLKAPSLASLLQTLLFTGTKRARRKAASLARVFQRCEHAAVHYSGFGVGYAFAGNSAAARDSTFPGDVSVSMSISVPVL is encoded by the coding sequence ATGGCATCTGCTGCAATTTTCTCATCGTTGAGAAGACAAAGGTCGCCGACACTGGAAGCGTTCTTGGCGCCGGTGGATCTGACAGATGTTGGGTTGTTGCAAACTTTAACGGCGTTATCTTCTGAGCTGATTTCTGCATATTCAGGTAAAAGGCTGCCGTTTTATCAGCGGAAGAATTGTAAGTCTTTGTTAAGGAAAATTCAAGTATTTTCTGTTCTCTTGGAATGTCTTCTTGAGAATAAAAAGAACAGAAGTAGTGGTTCTTCAGATTTGCCGTTTACAGCTTTTTTGTGCTTCAAGGAGTTGTATTTATTGCTTTACCGGTCGAAAATCTTGCTTGATTATTGCTCTTATTCAAGTAAGTTGTGGCTGTTGCTACAAAACCATTCGATTTCAGGTCATTTCCATGATTTGAACCAAGAAATCTCGACCCTTTTGGATGTTTTCCCCTTAAaggatttaaaatatttacctGAAGATGTTAGGGAACAGGTTGAGTTGTTGAAGAAACAAGCAAGAAAATCTCAGTTGTTTGttgataaatatgatgagatgcTAAGGTTGAAACTGTTCTCTTTCTTGAATGAGTTTGAGAATGGTGGTATTCCTGACTATGCTCAGTTGTACTCTTTTTTTGTGGAAAAATTGGGGATTTGTAATCCTAGGAGTTGCAGGATTGAGATTGAGTTTTTGGAGGAGCAGATTGTGAACCATGAAGGAGATATTGAGCCCACATCCTCAGTTCTCAACGGGTTTGTGGCGTTGATGCGATACTGCAGGTTTTTGCTATTTGGCTTTGAAGAGGATGATATGGGGTTGAGATTGGGTAAGCATAAGAAGCCGAAGAGAGGGCTGATTAGTCAAGAGATTGCAGAGACATTCATTTCTGTACCAAAGGACTTCTGTTGTCCGATATCGTTGGATTTGATGAGGGATCCAGTTATTGTGGCAACAGGGCAGACATATGATCGAGCTTCTATATCGAGGTGGATGGAGGAGGGTCACTGTACTTGCCCAAAGACAGGGCAGTTGCTTGATCATACCCGGCTTGTGCCAAACAGGGCTCTTAGGAATTTGATTATGCATTGGTGTGCTGCTCGCAAAATTCCCTATGACCCTCTGGAGAGTGGGGATCCCTGTGTTGAATGTTTTCCATCAGCTTCACCTAGCAGGGCTGCATTAGAAGCTAATAAAGCCACAGCAGCTCTTCTGATTAAGCAGCTAGAGAGTGGGACGCAGATTGCAAAAACTATTGCTGCTCGGGAGATAAGACTTTTAGCTAAAACTGGTAAGGAAAATCGTGCATACATAGCTGAGGCTGGTGCAATACCACATTTGAAGAATTTGCTTTCATCTCCAGATGCTGTGGCACAAGAAAATTCCGTCACTGCAATGCTTAACTTATCGATTTTTGATAAGAATAAAGGCAGAATTATTGATGAAGTAGGGTGTCTGGCGTTGATAGTTGGAGTTTTGAGATTTGGGCATACCACAGAGGCACGGGAAAATGCTGCAGCAACATTATTCAGTCTGTCAGCTGTTCATGACTATAAGAGGCAAATAGCAAAAGAAGATGGCGCAGTCGAGGCCTTAGCGGGTCTGTTGCGAGAAGGTTCTCCCAGAGGGAAGAAAGATGCAGTAACTGCTCTATTTAATTTATCCACCCACACAGATAATTGTGCGAGGATGATAGAGTCTGGAGCTGTTACTGCTCTAGTTGGAGCTTTAGGAAGTGAAGGTGTTGCTGAAGAAGCTGCTGGTGCATTGGCGCTGATTGTTAGGCAGCAAGTTGGTGCTACAGCTGTTGGCAATGAGGAAATGGCAGTAGCAGGGCTCATTGCAATGATGCGATGTGGGACACCAAGAGGGAAAGAGAATGCAGTTGCTGCATTACTTGAATTATGCCGCGGTGGTGGAGCAGCTGCTACTGAGAGGGTCTTGAAGGCGCCGTCATTAGCAAGTTTACTTCAGACATTGCTCTTTACAGGAACAAAGCGCGCAAGGAGGAAAGCAGCATCGCTTGCTAGAGTATTCCAACGGTGTGAGCATGCAGCAGTTCATTATAGTGGGTTTGGTGTAGGATATGCATTTGCTGGAAACTCAGCTGCTGCTAGGGATTCAACTTTTCCTGGTGATGTCTCAGTGTCCATGTCCATTTCAGTTCCAGTGTTATAG